A portion of the Desmodus rotundus isolate HL8 chromosome 8, HLdesRot8A.1, whole genome shotgun sequence genome contains these proteins:
- the MAF1 gene encoding repressor of RNA polymerase III transcription MAF1 homolog — translation MKLLENSSFEAINSQLTVETGDAHIIGRIESYSCKMAGDDKHMFKQFCQEGQPHVLEALSPPQTSGLSPSRLSKSQGGEDESPLSDKCSRKTLFYLIATLNESFRPDYDFSTARSHEFSREPSLSWVVNAVNCSLFSAVREDFKALKPQLWNAVDEEICLAECDIYSYNPDLDSDPFGEDGSLWSFNYFFYNKRLKRIVFFSCRSISGSTYTPSEVGNELDMELGEEVEEEEELRGGGSESGPDETSPMEDRVPVICM, via the exons ATGAAGCTGTTGGAGAACTCCAGCTTCGAGGCCATCAACTCACAGCTGACTGTGGAGACTGGAGATGCCCATATAATCGGCAG GATTGAAAGCTATTCCTGCAAGATGGCGGGAGACGACAAGCACATGTTCAAGCAGTTCTGCCAGGAGGGCCAACCGCACGTGCTAGAGGCACtatccccaccccagacctctggcctcagccccagcag ACTGAGCAAGAGCCAAGGTGGCGAGGACGAGAGCCCCCTCAGCGACAAGTGCAGCCGCAAGACCCTCTTCTACCTGATTGCCACACTCAACGAGTCTTTCCGCCCTGACTATGACTTCAGCACAGCCCGAAGCCATGAGTTCAGCCGGGAGCCCAGCCTCAGCTGG GTGGTGAATGCAGTCAACTGCAGTCTCTTCTCGGCCGTGCGGGAGGACTTCAAGGCCCTGAAGCCACAGCTGTGGAACGCAGTGGATGAGGAGATCTGCCTGGCTGAATGTGACATCTACAG CTACAACCCAGACCTGGACTCAGACCCCTTTGGGGAAGATGGCAGCCTCTGGTCCTTTAACTACTTTTTCTACAACAAGCGGCTTAAACGGATTGTCTTCTTCAGCTGTCGCTCTATCAG TGGATCCACGTACACACCCTCGGAGGTGGGCAATGAGTTGGACatggagctgggggaggaagtggaggaggaggaagaactcaGAGGTGGAGGCAGTGAGAGCGGACCGGACGAGACCAGCCCCATGGAGGACAG GGTCCCAGTGATCTGTAtgtga
- the SHARPIN gene encoding sharpin isoform X1 has product MAPPAGGAVAASDPGSTAVLLAVHATVRPLAAGPDAEAQLRRLQLSADPERPGRFRLELLGAGPGAVSLEWPLETVSYTVRGPSQHELQPPPGGPGTLSLHFLNPLDAQRWAALVRGATVEGQNGSDSLPPALSPETGPVSPPSPSEVHIPKAPQPKEDISSRPGDSMEKEELAERLAQAIEGGDEKAAAQAAAILAQHHVALSVQLQESCFPPGPIKLQVTVEDAASSAHISLQVYPHCTISTLQEQVFSEFGFPPAVQRWVIGKCLCAPERSLASYGVRQDRDPAFLYLLSAPREAPGRSPQHPQKLDGELSRRLFPQSLGLPQGPQPASSSLPSPLQSGWPCPSCTFINIPSRPGCEMCNTQRPCAWDPLPAASTQQSLMVLEAGEGREWGGVAKQQNEPSFPLPQVTRGKDGPSLPGPRSLDALLNLSGDLR; this is encoded by the exons ATGGCGCCGCCGGCAGGCGGAGCGGTGGCGGCCTCGGACCCAGGCTCTACAGCAGTGCTGCTTGCTGTGCACGCCACTGTGAGGCCTCTAGCCGCGGGGCCGGATGCCGAGGCGCAGCTGCGGAGGCTGCAGCTGAGCGCAGACCCGGAGCGGCCGGGGCGCTTCCGGCTGGAACTGCTAGGCGCGGGTCCCGGAGCG gtcagtTTGGAGTGGCCCTTGGAGACAGTCTCCTACACCGTCCGAGGTCCCAGCCAGCATGAGCTGCAGCCTCCACCAGGAGGGCCTGGGACCCTCAGCCTGCACTTCCTCAACCCTCTGGATGCTCAGCGGTGGGCAGCCCTGGTCCGAGGTGCCACCGTGGAGGGACAGAATG GCAGTGACAGCCTGCCTCCAGCCCTGAGTCCAGAAACAGGCCCTgtttccccacccagcccctctgaAGTGCACATACCCAAGGCTCCCCAACCCAAGGAGGATATTTCCTCACGTCCTGGAGACTCGATGGAGAAAG AAGAGCTGGCGGAGCGCCTGGCTCAGGCCATTGAGGGTGGGGATGAGAAGGCGGCAGCCCAAGCAGCAGCTATCCTGGCCCAGCATCATGTGGCCCTCAGTGTCCAGCTCCAGGAGAGCTGCTTCCCTCCTGGTCCCATCAA GCTACAGGTCACAGTTGAAGACGCTGCGTCCTCCGCCCACATCTCGCTGCAAGTCTACCCCCACTGCACCATCTCCACCCTTCAGGAGCAG GTGTTCTCGGAGTTTGGTTTTCCGCCAGCGGTGCAGCGCTGGGTCATCGGGAAGTGCCTGTGTGCGCCGGAGCGCAGCCTCGCTTCCTATGGGGTCCGGCAGGACAGGGACCCTGCTTTCCTCTACCTGCTCTCAGCCCCTCGAGAAGCCCCAG GACGCAGCCCTCAGCATCCCCAGAAGCTGGATGGGGAACTAAGCCGCCGCCTGTTTCCTCAGTCATTGGGGCTGCCCCAAGGCCCTCAGCCAGCCAgctccagcctccccagcccccttcaG TCTGGCTGGCCCTGCCCTTCCTGCACCTTCATCAACATCCCCAGCCGGCCTGGCTGTGAGATGTGTAACACTCAGAGACCCTGCGCCTGGGACCCCCTGCCTGCAGCCTCCACCCAGCAGTCACTAATGGTACtagaggcaggggagggcagggagtggggaggggtggcaaaACAGCAAAATGAGCCAtctttccccctgccccaggtcacAAGGGGAAAGGATGGCCCTTCCCTTCCAGGCCCAAGGTCCCTGGATGCCCTCCTGAACCTCTCAGGGGACCTCCGCTGA
- the SHARPIN gene encoding sharpin isoform X2, which translates to MAPPAGGAVAASDPGSTAVLLAVHATVRPLAAGPDAEAQLRRLQLSADPERPGRFRLELLGAGPGAVSLEWPLETVSYTVRGPSQHELQPPPGGPGTLSLHFLNPLDAQRWAALVRGATVEGQNGSDSLPPALSPETGPVSPPSPSEVHIPKAPQPKEDISSRPGDSMEKEELAERLAQAIEGGDEKAAAQAAAILAQHHVALSVQLQESCFPPGPIKLQVTVEDAASSAHISLQVYPHCTISTLQEQVFSEFGFPPAVQRWVIGKCLCAPERSLASYGVRQDRDPAFLYLLSAPREAPGRSPQHPQKLDGELSRRLFPQSLGLPQGPQPASSSLPSPLQSGWPCPSCTFINIPSRPGCEMCNTQRPCAWDPLPAASTQQSLMVTRGKDGPSLPGPRSLDALLNLSGDLR; encoded by the exons ATGGCGCCGCCGGCAGGCGGAGCGGTGGCGGCCTCGGACCCAGGCTCTACAGCAGTGCTGCTTGCTGTGCACGCCACTGTGAGGCCTCTAGCCGCGGGGCCGGATGCCGAGGCGCAGCTGCGGAGGCTGCAGCTGAGCGCAGACCCGGAGCGGCCGGGGCGCTTCCGGCTGGAACTGCTAGGCGCGGGTCCCGGAGCG gtcagtTTGGAGTGGCCCTTGGAGACAGTCTCCTACACCGTCCGAGGTCCCAGCCAGCATGAGCTGCAGCCTCCACCAGGAGGGCCTGGGACCCTCAGCCTGCACTTCCTCAACCCTCTGGATGCTCAGCGGTGGGCAGCCCTGGTCCGAGGTGCCACCGTGGAGGGACAGAATG GCAGTGACAGCCTGCCTCCAGCCCTGAGTCCAGAAACAGGCCCTgtttccccacccagcccctctgaAGTGCACATACCCAAGGCTCCCCAACCCAAGGAGGATATTTCCTCACGTCCTGGAGACTCGATGGAGAAAG AAGAGCTGGCGGAGCGCCTGGCTCAGGCCATTGAGGGTGGGGATGAGAAGGCGGCAGCCCAAGCAGCAGCTATCCTGGCCCAGCATCATGTGGCCCTCAGTGTCCAGCTCCAGGAGAGCTGCTTCCCTCCTGGTCCCATCAA GCTACAGGTCACAGTTGAAGACGCTGCGTCCTCCGCCCACATCTCGCTGCAAGTCTACCCCCACTGCACCATCTCCACCCTTCAGGAGCAG GTGTTCTCGGAGTTTGGTTTTCCGCCAGCGGTGCAGCGCTGGGTCATCGGGAAGTGCCTGTGTGCGCCGGAGCGCAGCCTCGCTTCCTATGGGGTCCGGCAGGACAGGGACCCTGCTTTCCTCTACCTGCTCTCAGCCCCTCGAGAAGCCCCAG GACGCAGCCCTCAGCATCCCCAGAAGCTGGATGGGGAACTAAGCCGCCGCCTGTTTCCTCAGTCATTGGGGCTGCCCCAAGGCCCTCAGCCAGCCAgctccagcctccccagcccccttcaG TCTGGCTGGCCCTGCCCTTCCTGCACCTTCATCAACATCCCCAGCCGGCCTGGCTGTGAGATGTGTAACACTCAGAGACCCTGCGCCTGGGACCCCCTGCCTGCAGCCTCCACCCAGCAGTCACTAATG gtcacAAGGGGAAAGGATGGCCCTTCCCTTCCAGGCCCAAGGTCCCTGGATGCCCTCCTGAACCTCTCAGGGGACCTCCGCTGA
- the CYC1 gene encoding cytochrome c1, heme protein, mitochondrial has product MAAAAASLRGAVLGPRAAGLPGARARGLLCGARPGQLPLRTPQAVSLSSKSGLSRGRKVMLSALGMLAAGGAGLAVALHSAVSATDLELHPPSYPWSHRGLLSSLDHTSIRRGFQVYKQVCSSCHSMDYVAYRHLVGVCYTEEEAKALAEEVEVQDGPNEDGEMFMRPGKLSDYFPKPYPNPEAARAANNGALPPDLSYIVRARHGGEDYVFSLLTGYCEPPTGVSLREGLYFNPYFPGQAVAMAPPIYDEVLEYDDGTPATMSQVAKDVCTFLRWASEPEHDHRKRMGLKMLMMMSLLLPLVYAMKRHKWSVLKSRKLAYRPPK; this is encoded by the exons ATGGCGGCTGCGGCGGCTTCGCTTCGCGGGGCGGTGCTGGGCCCTCGGGCCGCGGGGCTGCCCGGCGCGCGTGCCCGGGGTCTGCTGTGCGGCGCGCGGCCCGGGCAGCTCCCGCTGCGGAcgcctcag GCAGTGTCCTTGTCGTCGAAGTCTGGCCTCTCCCGGGGCCGGAAAGTGATGCTGTCAGCGCTGGGCATGCTGGCGGCAGGGGGTGCAGGCCTGGCTGTGGCTCTGCATTCTGCCGTGAGTGCCACCGACCTCGAGCTGCACCCCCCCAGCTATCCGTGGTCCCACCGAggcctcctctcttccctggacCACACCAG CATTCGGAGGGGTTTCCAGGTATATAAGCAGGTGTGCTCCTCCTGCCACAGCATGGACTATGTGGCCTACCGCCACCTGGTGGGCGTGTGCTACACTGAGGAGGAAGCCAAGGCCCTGGCCGAAGAG GTGGAAGTTCAGGATGGCCCCAATGAGGATGGGGAGATGTTCATGCGACCAGGGAAGCTGTCTGACTACTTCCCCAAACCGTACCCCAACCCTGAGGCCGCCAGAGCAGCCAACAATGGAGCACTGCCCCCTGACCTCAGCTACATTGTGCGAGCTAG GCACGGTGGTGAGGACTACGTCTTCTCCCTGCTCACGGGCTACTGTGAGCCGCCCACCGGGGTGTCACTACGGGAAGGCCTCTACTTCAACCCCTACTTCCCTGGCCAGGCGGTTGCCATGGCCCCTCCTATCTACGATGAGGTCTTGGAGTATGACGACG GCACCCCAGCTACCATGTCCCAGGTAGCCAAGGACGTGTGTACCTTCCTGCGCTGGGCATCCGAGCCAGAGCATGACCATCGCAAACGCATGGGGCTGAAG ATGTTGATGATGATGAGCTTGCTACTGCCCCTGGTCTACGCCATGAAGCGACACAAGTGGTCAGTCCTGAAGAGCCGGAAGCTGGCTTATCGGCCGCCCAAGTGA
- the GPAA1 gene encoding glycosylphosphatidylinositol anchor attachment 1 protein, with the protein MGLLSDPVRRRALVRLILRLNAPLCVLSYVAGIAWFLALAFPPLTQRTYMSENAMGSTMVEEQFAGGDRARSFARDFAAHRRKSGALPVAWLERTMRSVGLEVYTQSFSRKLPFPDEIHERYMVSGTNVYGILRAPRAASTESLVLTVPCGPESTNSQAVGLLLALAAHFRGQIYWAKDIIFLVTEHDLLGTEAWLEAYHDINVTGMQSSPLQGRAGAIQAAVALELSSDVVTSLDVAVEGLNGQLPNLDLLNLFQTFCQRGGLLCTLQGKLQPQEWTSADGPLQGLQTLLLMVLQQASGRPHGPHGLFLRYRVEALTLRGINSFRQYKYDLVAVGKALEGMFRKLNHLLERLHQSFFFYLLPALSRFVSIGLYMPAAGFLLLVLGLKALELWMQLHEARVGPKDAGAAFGPSPPLPPAQVVGLASLVAPLLISQAMGLALYVLPVLGQQVATQHFPVAEAEAVVLTLLAIYVAGLALPHNTHRVVSTEAPDRGWMALKLVALIYLALQLACITLTNFSLGFLLAATMVPAAVLTKPCGPRPLYAALLVLTSPAATLLGSLFLWRELQEAPLSLAEGWQLFLAALAQGVLEHHTYGALLFPLLALGLYPCWLLFWNVLFWK; encoded by the exons ATGGGCCTTCTGTCGGACCCCGTGCGCCGGCGCGCACTCGTCCGCCTCATTCTGCGCCTCAACGCGCCGCTCTG CGTGCTGAGCTATGTGGCGGGCATCGCCTGGTTCCTGGCGCTGGCCTTCCCGCCGCTGACCCAGCGCACGTACATGTCGGAGAACGCCATGGGCTCCACCATGGTGGAGGAGCAGTTTGCGGGTGGAGACCGGGCCCGGAGCTTTGCCCGGGACTTCGCTGCCCACCGCAGGAAGTCGGG GGCTCTGCCAGTGGCGTGGCTGGAGCGGACTATGCGGTCAGTGGGGCTGGAAGTCTACACACAGAGTTTCTCCCGGAAACTGCCCTTTCCAGATGAGATCCACGAGCGCTAT ATGGTTTCAGGCACCAACGTGTATGGCATCTTGCGGGCTCCACGCGCTGCCAGCACCGAGTCTCTGGTGCTCACGGTACCCTGTGGCCCTGAGTCTACCAACAGCCAGGCTGTGGGGCTGCTGCTGGCACTGGCTGCCCACTTTCGGG GGCAGATTTACTGGGCCAAAGACATCATCTTCCTGGTGACAGAACATGACCTTCTGGGCACGGAGGCTTGGCTCGAAGCCTACCACGACATCAATGTCACGG GCATGCAGTCATCCCCTCTCCAGGGCCGGGCTGGGGCCATCCAGGCAGCCGTGGCCCTGGAGCTGAGCAGCGATGTGGTCACTAGCCTTGACGTGGCCGTGGAGGGACTCAATGGGCAGTTGCCCAACCTTGACCTGCTCAACCTCTTCCAGACCTTCTGCCAGAGAGGGGGGCTGCTGTGCACGCTGCAGGGCAAG TTGCAGCCCCAGGAATGGACATCGGCAGACGGGCCGCTGCAGGGTCTGCAGACGCTGCTGCTCATGGTTCTGCAGCAGGCCTCTGGCCGCCCCCACGGTCCCCACGGCCTCTTCCTGCGCTACCGCGTGGAGGCTCTGACCCTACGTGGCATCAACAGCTTCCGCCAGTATAAGTATGACCTGGTGGCCGTGGGCAA GGCTCTGGAAGGCATGTTCCGCAAGCTCAACCACCTTCTGGAGCGTCTGCACCAGTCCTTCTTCTTCTACCTGCTGCCCGCCCTCTCCCGCTTTGTCTCCATCGGCCTCTACATGCCTGCTGCTGGCTTCTTGCTCCTGGTCCTTGGTCTCAAG GCCCTGGAACTGTGGATGCAGCTGCACGAGGCCAGAGTGGGCCCTAAGGATGCTGGGGCGGCATTTGGACCCAgtcctcccctacccccagcacAG GTTGTGGGGCTGGCTTCCCTCGTGGCACCTTTGCTGATCTCACAGGCCATGGGCTTGGCCCTCTACGTCCTACCCGTGCTGGGCCAGCAGGTGGCCACCCAGCACTTTCCCGTGGCCGAGGCTGAGGCTGTGGTGCTAACGCTGCTGGCCATCTATGTAGCTGGCCTGGCCCTCCCACACAACACCCACCG AGTGGtgagcacagaggccccagacagGGGCTGGATGGCGCTGAAGCTGGTGGCCCTGATCTACCTGGCACTACAGCTGGCCTGCATCACCCTCACCAACTTctccctgggcttcctgctgGCTGCCACCATGGTGCCTGCTGCCGTGCTCACTAAGCCCTGTGGCCCCCG gCCGCTCTATGCTGCCCTGCTGGTGCTGACGAGCCCAGCAGCCACACTCCTGGGCAGCCTATTCCTGTGGCGGGAGCTGCAGGAGGCGCCGCTGTCACTGGCTGAGGGCTGGCAGCTCTTTCTGGCGGCACTGGCACAGGGCGTGCTGGAACACCACACCTACGGTGCCCTGCTCTTTCCACTGCTGGCTCTGGGCCTCTACCCTTGCTGGCTGCTCTTCTGGAATGTTCTCTTCTGGAAGTAA
- the EXOSC4 gene encoding exosome complex component RRP41, which produces MAGLELLSDQGYRVDGRRAGELRKIQARMGVFAQADGSAYIEQGNTKALAVVYGPHEIRGSRARALPDRALVNCQYSSATFSTGERKRRPHGDRKSCEMGLQLRQTFEAAILTQLHPRSQIDIYVQVLQADGGTYAACVNAATLAVLDAGIPMRDFVCACSAGFVDGTALADLSHVEEAAGGPQLALALLPASGQIALLEMDARLHEDHLERVLEAAARAARDVHTLLDRVVRQHVREASLLLGD; this is translated from the exons ATGGCGGGGCTGGAACTCCTGTCGGACCAGGGCTACCGAGTGGATGGGCGGCGCGCCGGGGAGCTGCGCAAGATCCAGGCGCGGATGGGCGTGTTCGCGCAGGCGGACGGCTCCGCCTACATCGAGCAGGGTAACACCAAGGCGCTGGCCGTGGTCTACGGGCCGCATGAG ATCCGGGGCTCCAGGGCACGAGCCCTACCAGACAGGGCCTTGGTAAACTGTCAGTACAGTTCTGCGACCTTCAGCACAGGTGAGCGCAAGCGTCGGCCACATGGGGACCGGAAGTCCTGCGAGATGGGTCTGCAGCTACGGCAGACCTTTGAGGCAGCCATCCTTACGCAGCTGCACCCACGCTCCCAGATTGACATCTATGTGCAG GTGCTGCAGGCAGATGGCGGGACCTATGCAGCTTGTGTGAATGCAGCCACGCTGGCAGTGCTGGATGCTGGGATACCGATGCGGGACTTTGTGTGTGCCTGCTCAGCTGGCTTCGTGGACGGCACAGCCCTGGCAGACCTCAGCCACGTAGAGGAAGCAGCAGGTGGCCCccagctggccctggccctgctgccggCCTCCGGCCAGATTGCACTGCTTGAGATGGATGCCAGGCTTCATGAGGACCACCTGGAGCGGGTGCTGGAGGCCGCTGCCCGGGCTGCCCGAGACGTGCACACCCTGCTGGACCGTGTGGTCCGGCAGCATGTACGCGAGGCCTCTCTCTTGCTGGGGGACTGA